In Moorella sp. Hama-1, a single genomic region encodes these proteins:
- a CDS encoding single-stranded DNA-binding protein, with the protein MLNRVILIGRLTRDPELRYTASGVAMTTFSLAVDRNYVNQQGERGTDFIRITVWRKLAEVCANHLGKGRLVAIEGRLQTRSYETPEGQKRTVTDVVADDVRFLDWPKEGRGPASGTLSGAGPVTGSGMEVSGGGFNQDFSDIGTEVDMGDDDLPF; encoded by the coding sequence ATGTTAAACCGGGTAATATTGATCGGCCGCCTCACCCGGGATCCGGAACTGCGGTATACGGCCAGCGGTGTGGCCATGACTACTTTTAGTCTGGCGGTAGATCGAAATTATGTCAACCAGCAGGGTGAACGGGGAACCGATTTCATCCGGATCACTGTCTGGCGCAAGCTGGCGGAAGTCTGTGCTAACCACCTGGGTAAAGGCCGCCTGGTAGCCATTGAGGGTCGCCTGCAGACCCGCTCCTACGAGACCCCCGAGGGCCAGAAACGTACGGTTACCGATGTAGTAGCCGACGATGTTCGCTTCCTGGACTGGCCCAAGGAAGGACGAGGCCCGGCCTCCGGTACCCTTTCGGGAGCCGGCCCGGTAACAGGCAGCGGGATGGAGGTCTCTGGCGGCGGCTTCAACCAGGACTTCAGCGATATTGGTACCGAAGTAGATATGGGAGACGACGATCTCCCCTTTTAG
- a CDS encoding DUF951 domain-containing protein encodes MDFHVGDIVQTKKNHPCGSDRWEILRVGMDFRLRCLGCGRLILIPRIKAEKSIKRVLSGPS; translated from the coding sequence ATGGATTTTCATGTGGGTGATATTGTCCAGACAAAAAAAAATCACCCCTGCGGTAGCGACCGGTGGGAGATCCTGCGGGTAGGTATGGACTTTCGCCTGCGGTGCTTGGGCTGTGGCCGTCTGATATTGATACCCCGGATAAAGGCGGAAAAGAGTATCAAACGGGTCCTGTCCGGACCTTCTTAG
- a CDS encoding Uma2 family endonuclease: MSLALEELALTKDRIYTYDDYRQLPEGAPYQLIGGELVLTPAPTSYHQIISAGLEFKMMAHVTANDLGMVLNAPLDVYLEKTETYQPDIIFVSRERLNIVKQEKIEGAPDLVVEILSPSTAYYDLRKKYRVYEKHGVREYWIVDPEEKSIQVFTLEAGRFKLDQEVEKEGEVRSRVIDGFSVATTDVFHNPLPEK; the protein is encoded by the coding sequence GTGAGCCTGGCTTTAGAAGAACTGGCCCTGACCAAAGATAGGATTTACACCTACGATGATTACCGGCAATTACCGGAGGGGGCACCATATCAGCTCATCGGGGGGGAGTTAGTATTGACACCGGCGCCTACTTCTTATCACCAGATTATTTCCGCCGGGCTGGAGTTTAAAATGATGGCCCATGTAACAGCTAACGATCTGGGTATGGTTTTAAATGCACCGCTTGATGTTTACCTGGAGAAAACCGAGACCTACCAGCCGGACATTATTTTTGTCAGCCGGGAGCGGCTAAATATCGTTAAGCAGGAGAAGATTGAGGGCGCCCCGGACCTGGTGGTGGAAATCCTCTCCCCCTCGACGGCCTATTATGACCTGCGGAAGAAGTACAGAGTATATGAAAAGCATGGGGTCAGGGAATATTGGATTGTTGACCCCGAGGAAAAATCCATCCAGGTCTTTACCCTGGAGGCAGGTAGATTTAAGTTGGACCAGGAAGTAGAAAAGGAAGGTGAGGTTCGGTCGCGGGTAATTGACGGTTTTTCTGTTGCTACTACTGATGTTTTCCACAACCCCCTGCCGGAAAAATAA
- the rpsF gene encoding 30S ribosomal protein S6, producing the protein MRNYEVVFVIKPDLEAEATAAVVEKFIQLIAEQGGQVTRVDQWGKKRMAYEVRKYREGYYVLVEFKGTPAVAQELERVLKISDDVIRYLITRLEEEAS; encoded by the coding sequence ATGCGTAATTACGAAGTCGTCTTCGTGATTAAGCCCGACCTGGAAGCCGAAGCCACAGCAGCGGTAGTCGAGAAATTTATCCAGTTAATTGCCGAGCAGGGTGGTCAGGTGACCAGGGTAGACCAGTGGGGTAAAAAGCGGATGGCCTATGAAGTGCGTAAATACCGGGAGGGTTACTACGTCCTGGTAGAGTTTAAGGGTACGCCGGCCGTCGCCCAGGAACTGGAACGGGTGCTCAAGATTAGCGACGACGTTATTCGTTATCTCATTACACGCCTGGAAGAAGAAGCCAGCTAA
- a CDS encoding CGGC domain-containing protein: protein MPRVGIIACRDYWKKGCPGYQAHILCFLAREKKQGPLGELEDARIVTMQPCPGCPGNGRLDLARRMVAQEKVDYFVFPSCLFFSNHCPTALNQAEAIAAATGRPVLLGSYLEAAAARPCTSVIIKPGDIPSLTECHQRLLNLNYIRYLYDKQAGTARKALQVMTLLKMA, encoded by the coding sequence ATGCCACGCGTCGGTATTATTGCCTGCCGGGACTACTGGAAGAAAGGTTGTCCTGGTTACCAGGCCCACATCCTTTGCTTCCTGGCCCGGGAAAAAAAGCAGGGGCCCCTGGGAGAGCTGGAAGATGCCAGGATAGTAACTATGCAGCCCTGCCCGGGCTGCCCGGGAAACGGCCGCCTGGATTTGGCCCGGCGGATGGTTGCCCAGGAAAAGGTTGATTACTTTGTCTTCCCTTCGTGCCTTTTCTTTAGTAACCACTGCCCTACGGCCCTCAACCAGGCGGAGGCCATTGCAGCCGCCACGGGACGGCCGGTCTTGCTGGGGAGCTACCTGGAGGCTGCGGCGGCACGTCCCTGCACCTCGGTGATCATTAAGCCCGGTGATATTCCCAGCCTTACCGAGTGCCACCAGCGGTTACTTAACCTCAATTACATCCGGTATCTGTATGATAAACAGGCAGGAACAGCCCGCAAAGCCCTCCAGGTCATGACCCTTCTGAAAATGGCTTAA
- the rpsR gene encoding 30S ribosomal protein S18, whose translation MRRDKKRSRKRVCSFCVDKIEQVDYKDVNRLRRYVSERGKILPRRISGNCAHHQRQLTTAIKRARALALLPYTAE comes from the coding sequence TTGCGGCGAGATAAGAAACGTTCCCGGAAGCGGGTGTGCAGCTTCTGTGTCGATAAAATAGAACAGGTCGATTACAAAGATGTCAACCGCCTCCGCCGGTATGTCAGCGAACGGGGTAAGATTTTACCCCGCCGTATTTCCGGCAACTGCGCCCACCACCAGCGCCAGCTGACTACGGCGATTAAGCGGGCACGGGCCCTGGCCCTGTTACCGTATACGGCTGAATAA